ACTCTTTTAATACCGCCGCCGAACGAGCGGATACCGATTGTGCCGAATTCAGAGCAAAAGTCATCGGTTTTATTCCATACGTAAGCGTAGGCGTAAAACATATTGCCTTGCGGATAAAGCATTTCATCCCATTCCTCTTCATAATCGGGTATGTAAAGAAAGTCGTAACATTCGCCGAATTCCAAGTATTCGTGAGTTACCGCATATACAAGGACGTTGTGTTTTTCTTCAAATTCCTTGATTTTTGCCATAAGTTCCGGTTCTTGATATGCCCAGAAACCGCCATAGTTTTCATAGAAACAAACGCTGTTTTTGTCTTTGAAACCTTTGATATAGGGCTTGTAAATGTCCAATTTGTTCATCAGTTCGATTGCTTTTTGTTTTTTGTTTTCGATTGTAATTTTCATAGTTTTTAACTCCTTATTGTATTTCGATTAAGCCGTCGCTGTATTCTTCTATGCCGTCATACTTGAAACTTTCGCCGTAGCGTTCGTAGTCGATATAATCTTCAAGTTCAGACGGAATATTGTAACCGCAGCAGTCAAGCATTTCACGTCCG
This DNA window, taken from Firmicutes bacterium CAG:345, encodes the following:
- a CDS encoding putative uncharacterized protein (product inferred by homology to UniProt); this encodes MKITIENKKQKAIELMNKLDIYKPYIKGFKDKNSVCFYENYGGFWAYQEPELMAKIKEFEEKHNVLVYAVTHEYLEFGECYDFLYIPDYEEEWDEMLYPQGNMFYAYAYVWNKTDDFCSEFGTIGIRSFGGGIKRVA
- a CDS encoding unknown (no significant homology to UniProt), which gives rise to MSCFDDFEERVKSRGHRWNDDIDLWRGYDWEDYGREMLDCCGYNIPSELEDYIDYERYGESFKYDGIEEYSDGLIEIQ